The following nucleotide sequence is from Mangifera indica cultivar Alphonso chromosome 1, CATAS_Mindica_2.1, whole genome shotgun sequence.
tacaCTAGTATATGTTTACTCCACGTTTTCAGAtattttcagatgagttttcacatgagtatatacatcttttggtTCGCTTCTAgatattcagttttaaaaataatttctaaacacttttagtgatgcattcatgttaaagtagtttaaaagaaaaaaaatagaaataaacgctccggatattaattcataacatttctcctttggtgggtAGTGCTTCTAGAGAGGGATGTTATAGTTGAGGTCAAGCTAAAGCTCAATATGATGAGTCAAGCTAAAGCTCAGCTTTGTACGAagatattttttagatttagtTATTGGTCTTAAActtattgattattaattttaaaatttatgttttctcataaatgaaaatatgaaaggaaATTGAATTGTGATGAGGAATGAAGGGTAAGCTTATTTATAATGGGTGACATGAATTGCTAGAATACATCTCATTTATATAAGAGATGTAGAATTGGGTTGAGAGCTCAAGCTTAAGCAATGGTAGCTCATTTTAAGCTTGATCAAGTCGAGCTGACAATCGAACTAAActagctcaattcaaatttaaccctAACTGGAAATAATAGTTATGCGTACTGTACTTTCTAGcctatgaattttttattcaagacGCATCTTTTCAAAAGTCTAGGTCATCGAGACTAGCAGCCAGACACTAACTAGCCATTGGGTAACACTTTAACTGTCTCTTATTCAATAGTTTGCAGCTAAAACGAGTAAACTTTCTACTCAGGCAACGAGAAGCCATCCAACAAACAACAAATTTGTCCAGAACCTGTAACAGAAATTCTTTTATTTCGTATTCATAACAATAACAAGAAGATGTCTCTATCTTTTTAACTAGGATATTTCGATCCTTGTATATATTTCCGTTTAGATCAAATGAAATAGGAATCCACTATTGGAATTTTTATTTGGATTAAGAATCTGCAATTATtctaatttgaatctaattttttcTCGGTagtcttataaatatgaaagattATTTCAGAGATAGGGATCATGATCATCAAGAGGCAAGAGAAAACATTGAAGATAATTCATTGTATTTATTCCTTACATAATACATGTCTATTAATAGCTACATTGTGTTAAAAATTATGTgtctaattttctttattttctttgatttattcttcagtattattttgatataatagtAGACAAAATATAGttcattcatattttaatcgttattattttagtttattttttgcAATACTTTAAATTGTGCATGTCAATTAATAATGACAAATTGCATCAACTGAACTATTTCTGAATCATCTTATAAATCAGAAACAAAATCATTGTATTGGATTCGAAATGAAGCAATTATTTGTACTTTGGGGTTTTAAAATCGAAGACCATTGTGtccaacaaaaatttatatccCTTTGCATGGTTTTCAATCCTTAAATAAACTCATTGTCCAAATAAATTGTCGAAGTCTATGATTGGGTAGGTGGAGGTGACATGTGAAATTGAACAACAgaagaaaaagttttaatttggaTGGACTTTTGAGGGCTCAAGAAACCGTGTCAATTCGCATTTAGTAGTTTGCAGCCAAAATTCCTAGTTTTGATTAGAAGGGATTGGTGAGAAACATCTGCACTAGTCAATTTGTAACTGTCTAAGGTTAGTAAGCTGCACAATTGCTTCAAAGATTGAGTTCAACAAGAAATTAGCCTCATCTAGGTGAGAAGTTTAACTAATCAATATACTTTCTCCAGATTTCCCCACCTACATCTCATCAAACTCCTTCAACCCTTCAACGTTTTTACTCTATAAAAACGTCTATTAGAGTTGTTTCTCTCACAGAAAACACAAATAACAAACTCTTCCGTTCTTCATATTCACGAGCTTACTTAATTATGGCTGCTTTTAAGCATTTCTTCTTGTTATCTTTGCTTGTAGCACTATTGTCAAGTTTTGATATGAGTCTTGCATCTCGCCATCTTTTGGACAATCCAGCGGCACCACCTCCATTATTGCCGACAATTCCACCACTGCCGAAGGCCACATTGCCGCCATTGCCATCAATTCCAACAGTACCTAAAGCTACACTTCCACCTCTGCCTTCAACTCCATTGCCAACTCTCCCAACTCAGCCAACTCCTCCAAAACCAACGTTGCCTCCTTTGCCAAATCCAACCGTCCCAAAACTAACTCTCCCTCCATTGCCAAATCCAACTCCTCTTCCAACCATTCCCACTACAATCCCTTCAATTCCTTTCCTCTCTCCACCACCATCAAATTAAACCACTGGCTATTCTTTAACATGCCATAGCTCAGTTATTCATTAGTGCTTTGTATCATTATACATCTTTCTCATTGAGTATGTTTGCAGTATTATTCGTTACTATTATTACTATGTATCTGAATTTTATATGTCATCGATTAGTAGTACTGGcttgtattttgtttgaatgatgaataaatatattcaactttttggttgttttagtcATATAGacacctttttttctttcttgatttcttCAAACTATAACTTAATTTAATGGTGTAGTAATAATACGAAAGATGAAACATAAAAACACTATAAGCTAAATTTAATCGTACAGATATGCAATGACGTTCTTCTCCAATCCCTACCATACAAACGAGggattataataaaatctaacaCAAATAAAAGGCGTTATGCAACACTcgaaatatttcaattttatgaatTATCATCTCTCAAACATGAATCCACATCTAAGGATCCTACACGAATACTAAAGGGACATTTAGTTACCCATAGTTAtcttaataatctatcttttattctttatattatcttgttttaataaaattatatacatacttttatcCACAAATAATGGTATGTCCTTATGTGATtgggtattgttttatttttaatttaaaactatctaattatatgatgacatattattatttgtgctcaaaattatacacatagcACTACTCATCTTGTTTCGTTATAAGCAATAAAAGATtccgataattttttattactaatagtaATAtagcaaataatataaatgataatttaattatctcattcaccctaaatattaaaagattgccaaaattttgttataattatatttttatttattaatttttttggattaaaCACTCTCACTTCCCAATATTATAACAAGAGAGTTGACTATTTCTAAAACCAAATCGAACTCAAGTTAGAGGGAGTCAGACTCATGAGTTAGGGGTGGTTTGATTCAGTCGAAACTTGGCTCACAACTTATTTTAGATTATGTAAAGTAATTATCAAAATGACGTTGATTTacctattattaaataaaacaatattgctTTAATACTAAACCATGAACTCAAGAAATAAACTCGAGTCGAACCATTTTTCATTCTAGTCAAACTCTAGCTATTCTTAATTTTGGCTCGTTGAACTTgagttgaattatttttcattcaatctGAACTCAAGCCAAAAAATGTTCAATCTTGGCTTAGTTCATATTCATCCCTAATTTTAATTGCTACTATTTCAGTCTATCATGTACAAGACTTTAAATTGCGTATAATAGTTGGAAATGGGAAATCCCATCAATAGAACTGTTTTTTAATCGTCTTAAAAATCAGAAACAAAATCAATGCACTGGATTTGAAACTGAAGGCAATTCTTTGTAGTTTGAGGTTCTAAAACTGAAGGCCATTGATTCCTACAAAATCTTCTATCTCTTTGCAtggtttttaaacctaaaataaaCTCATTTCCCAAACAACTTGTCAAAGTCTATGAGTGGGTGGATGGAGGTGACATGTGAAATTGCACAATAGAAGAGCAATTTTTAATTTGGATGGACATTTGACTCTAAAAACCATGTCAATTTGCATTTAGTATTTGCAGCCAAAATTCCTAGTTTCGATTAGATGGGATGGGTGAGGAACATCAGCACTAGTCAATTTGTAATTCTCAAAGGTAAGTACGCTGCAAAATTGCTTCAAAAAATGAGTTTAACAAGAAATTAGCCTCATCTAGGTAAGAAGTTTAACTAATCAGAGTACTTCTATCAAGACTTACCCACCTACATCGCATCCTCCACGAACCCTTCAACGTTTTTACTCTATAAAAACGTCTATTAGAGCTGTTTTCTTCCGCAGTAaacacaattaacaaaatccTCCGTTCTTCCTATTCACGAGCTTGCTTAATTATGGCTGCTTCCAGGCTTTCCTTCTTGTTATCTTTGCTAGTAGCATTATCATTGTCAAGTTTTGATATGAGTCTTGCAGCTCGCCATCTTTTGGACACTCCAGTGGCACCACCTCCAGTATTGCCAACAATTCCAACGCTCCCAAACGATGACATTATATTCAGAAACAACCAActctttcattattattatcactATGTTTCTGAATATAATGTCATCGTTTTTGTTTAGTAAtagcttttattttgtttaaatgatgAATAAATATGATCAGacttttggttgtttttgtcatatatataggcccttttttttatttcttgatttaGTCAAACTATAACTTAATCTTATAGTAATAATGCGAAGGGTGAAATACAGTAGCACTATCAGCTAAAGTAGTTAAAATCTAACCATATAAATATGACAAGAACGTTCTTTCTCCAATCCCACCTGTACGAAGAGGGATTTTAATGAAAGCCGATACAAAGAAAGTAAATTATCAAACACATGGAATATTTCAATCTTATGAATTATCATCTCTCTCAAACATGAATCCATATCTATGGATCCAACATGAACACAAGGTTTTTTCCCGAACTGATTCAATGAACTTGATGATAGGTCTCTTAGGCCCCTTATGCAAAATACTCCTGCCCTATGAGTTCTGAGACTGCCATCTTGGAAAAGTTGCTCATTTTAGTGTGGCAGCACACAAAACGCAGGGTGAAAATCTATACATtgcaatgaaatttttaatcaatgttGAAAATGATCAATGCAAATCAAGTGTAATTAATGAATAAGATATGTTTCCGTTACAATTAAATGTTTCAATGTTGTGCCATATCGCCAGTGACAATATTCTCATAAATAGACGAAAAGGAAAACGGTTAATATGAGTTGGCGTTTGTCTGAAAGAATCAAATTTTGGTTACACTATCATAACTGGGCTTCTTAGAGCTTCAAGCTCTATCTTGTATCATTAATGTTCGAAAATCACTTCCTTTTCGTTATTGTCAGCCCCAAATATTTGTACATCCCACTTGCAGCCACAACAGCGATTCCAACATAGATGCAGACAGTTGTAAAACAGACATATAAGTAGGTTGGATTTGAGGCAAACTAAGCTCAAACAGGCTTCAGCtagtgtttttttcttttttttgggggAGGGGGGAAGAGGGGGGTGGTTCAATTGAGGCTTGCCAAGCCTAGAGAATAACTTGTTCGTATTCGACTTGCTTGATGATCGGGAGTTCATGTTGGTCTCGGGTTCGTGTAGAGAAGCCAAACTTGGCTCGAGCACACTAAAGTCATTCGCTTAAATTTGGTTCCCTAGTGGCTTGTGCAACAtcgtttaaaaaatttttttaatatattttagctcGTGTTTAGACTCAGATTTGTATATGGCAAGATCGGGTTCAAGCTCGTGAtcagttttcaaatatattttagctTGGATTCAGGCTCAAATTGTATTTGTCAAATTCAGATTCGGATTCGTTCAAACAAAGCTCATATAAAGCTCAAACAAACTcacttcaaatccaaccctacatATAAGTACCTAAAAAAGAATGGAACCGTTAATTTTACAACAATTATACTCCTACGTAAATTAGGATGac
It contains:
- the LOC123230079 gene encoding protein PELPK1-like, yielding MAAFKHFFLLSLLVALLSSFDMSLASRHLLDNPAAPPPLLPTIPPLPKATLPPLPSIPTVPKATLPPLPSTPLPTLPTQPTPPKPTLPPLPNPTVPKLTLPPLPNPTPLPTIPTTIPSIPFLSPPPSN